From a region of the Gordonia sp. PP30 genome:
- a CDS encoding DEAD/DEAH box helicase family protein encodes MDEGIYELLVTQGVDAGLAASRLKHQIETIDKADQPHILARHIGEVVAQRLSEIREPEDRVALANAILQIATGPGAFVVDPPQQLLRVHRESAPGVIDRTATRPSTPLSEVALLTNGNGEPSIGHELPAEIASADSVDLVCAFIKWSGVRLLEEQLRDLTRAGKRFRVITTTYLGSTERATLDRLINHYGAEVRVQYDAQRTRLHAKAWMFHRRSGFDTAYIGSSNLSNAALVDGVEWNVRLSRTATPSVLDHFGSTFETYWNDPAFEEYTPARDRDRLDDALAAAGTAQQRGVTLNISGLEVRPFPYQQAMLEEIWAEREVHDRHWNLVVAATGTGKTVLAALDYRHLAAGQRPRLLFVAHRREILQQALRTFREVLNDGDFGELYVAGSRPERWDHVFASVQSLTSYGVHTIPADHFAVVTIDEFHHAEASTYRKLLDHLKPTELLGLTATPERADGVDVRQLFGGRIATELRLWDALDAQLLCPFHYFGISDQTDLTAIEWRRGAYDVTQLEQLYTGSDARVRVILKALEDKIVDPQGIRALGFCVSVAHAQFMADRFSAAGIRSEAVHGDTPTARRTDALRGLREGTIKVLFSVDVFNEGVDLPDVDTILMLRPTESATVFLQQLGRGLRSTPSKPVLTVLDFVGHQREEFRWDRRLRAMTGLSRGNLIPNVVDDFPFLPSGCRIVLDEQTQASVVSSLKRQLMMRWPDMVSELRGLGDVSLREYLDDTGLSLTDVLKSGRSWSRLRRDAAIDTTTSSPLEEKLLKRVRAFAHIADLVREEALRRILGATDIEYEQLSAFDQAIARMVYFSFFPAANEFDNYSDALRAIRASRSACEEILTVVAMNCDASRQSTIALDGDLADVPLQIHARYNREEILAALGTASFDSKPAHFQEGVKYVPERNVDALLVTLT; translated from the coding sequence ATGGACGAAGGCATCTACGAGCTGCTCGTCACCCAGGGGGTCGACGCAGGACTGGCGGCCAGCCGGCTCAAACATCAGATCGAGACGATCGACAAGGCCGACCAGCCTCATATTCTCGCCCGGCACATCGGCGAGGTTGTCGCGCAACGGCTGTCGGAGATCCGCGAGCCAGAGGACCGCGTCGCCCTCGCCAACGCGATCTTGCAGATTGCGACTGGTCCCGGAGCCTTCGTCGTAGATCCCCCGCAGCAGTTGCTCCGTGTGCACCGCGAATCCGCGCCGGGCGTCATCGACAGAACGGCGACTCGTCCGTCGACTCCCCTGTCCGAGGTCGCCCTACTGACCAATGGCAACGGAGAGCCTTCCATCGGGCACGAACTCCCTGCAGAAATCGCCTCCGCCGACTCCGTCGATCTCGTCTGCGCCTTCATCAAGTGGAGTGGCGTCCGGCTCCTGGAAGAACAGCTTCGCGACCTGACGCGGGCCGGGAAGAGATTCAGAGTCATCACTACGACGTACTTGGGCTCGACAGAACGCGCGACGCTCGATCGGCTCATCAACCACTATGGCGCCGAGGTTCGCGTTCAGTACGACGCGCAGCGCACGCGCCTCCACGCGAAGGCCTGGATGTTCCACCGCCGCAGCGGCTTCGACACCGCGTACATTGGGTCATCCAATCTCTCCAATGCAGCCTTGGTAGACGGTGTAGAATGGAACGTTCGGCTCTCGCGGACTGCCACACCCAGCGTCTTGGATCATTTCGGCTCAACCTTCGAGACGTACTGGAACGACCCCGCATTCGAGGAGTACACCCCAGCGCGCGATCGAGACCGCCTCGACGACGCCCTCGCCGCCGCCGGCACGGCACAGCAGCGCGGCGTCACTCTCAACATTTCCGGCCTCGAAGTCCGGCCCTTCCCCTATCAGCAGGCGATGCTCGAGGAGATCTGGGCCGAGCGAGAGGTCCACGACCGGCACTGGAATCTAGTCGTTGCAGCCACAGGAACAGGCAAGACCGTGCTCGCCGCCCTTGACTATCGCCATCTCGCGGCAGGTCAGCGCCCACGACTGCTCTTCGTCGCGCACCGACGCGAGATCCTGCAGCAGGCACTTCGCACGTTCAGGGAGGTGCTCAACGACGGTGATTTCGGCGAGCTCTACGTGGCCGGCAGTCGACCGGAGAGGTGGGACCATGTCTTCGCGTCCGTCCAGTCTCTGACGTCGTACGGTGTCCACACGATCCCCGCAGACCACTTCGCGGTGGTGACCATCGACGAGTTCCATCATGCCGAAGCCTCCACCTACCGGAAGTTGCTCGACCACCTGAAGCCAACCGAGCTACTCGGCCTCACTGCTACGCCCGAGCGGGCCGACGGTGTGGACGTACGGCAGCTCTTCGGTGGGCGAATCGCCACCGAGCTGCGGTTGTGGGACGCCCTCGACGCTCAACTGCTCTGCCCATTCCACTACTTCGGAATCTCCGATCAGACCGACCTCACCGCCATCGAGTGGCGACGCGGCGCGTACGACGTCACCCAGTTGGAACAGCTCTATACGGGCTCAGACGCCCGAGTTCGAGTCATCCTGAAGGCCCTCGAGGACAAGATCGTTGATCCCCAGGGGATACGTGCGCTCGGATTCTGCGTGTCTGTCGCGCACGCGCAGTTCATGGCGGATCGGTTCAGCGCCGCGGGAATCCGCTCCGAGGCTGTGCACGGCGACACGCCCACGGCGCGGCGCACTGACGCCCTGCGCGGTCTACGTGAGGGCACGATCAAGGTGCTCTTCTCAGTAGATGTCTTCAACGAGGGGGTTGACCTCCCCGACGTCGATACGATCCTTATGCTCCGGCCCACGGAGAGCGCCACGGTCTTCCTCCAGCAACTTGGCCGCGGCCTTCGAAGCACCCCGAGCAAGCCGGTTCTGACAGTGCTCGACTTCGTCGGACACCAACGCGAAGAGTTCCGCTGGGACCGGCGCCTGCGCGCGATGACGGGGCTCTCCCGCGGCAATCTGATTCCCAATGTCGTCGACGACTTCCCCTTCCTCCCGTCGGGTTGCCGGATTGTGCTCGACGAACAGACTCAGGCATCGGTCGTCAGCAGCCTCAAGCGGCAGCTGATGATGCGCTGGCCCGATATGGTGTCGGAGCTACGAGGCCTCGGCGACGTGAGTCTCCGCGAGTATCTGGATGACACCGGTCTAAGCCTGACTGACGTGCTGAAGTCGGGTCGCTCATGGTCGCGGCTCCGCCGCGACGCGGCCATCGATACGACCACCTCCAGTCCACTCGAGGAGAAGCTACTCAAGCGCGTCCGAGCCTTCGCCCACATTGCGGATCTAGTCCGAGAAGAGGCACTACGCCGGATTCTCGGAGCAACGGACATCGAGTACGAGCAGCTGTCGGCGTTCGACCAGGCGATCGCCCGCATGGTGTACTTCAGCTTCTTTCCTGCGGCCAACGAGTTCGACAACTACAGCGATGCCCTCCGAGCCATCCGGGCCAGCCGAAGCGCGTGCGAAGAGATCCTCACGGTCGTCGCGATGAATTGCGACGCTTCTCGACAGAGCACGATCGCGCTCGACGGCGACCTCGCCGATGTTCCACTTCAGATCCATGCTCGGTACAACCGCGAGGAAATACTGGCCGCACTCGGTACAGCGTCATTCGACTCGAAGCCGGCACACTTCCAGGAAGGCGTGAAATACGTCCCCGAACGCAACGTAGATGCGCTCCTGGTGACTCTGACCTGA
- a CDS encoding LysR family transcriptional regulator: MLFRQLEYFAALAREQHFARAAAACHVSQPALSESLRKLERELGVPLVRRGSNFEGLTAEGERLLRWTRRILADREAMRSEVTDIRAGLRGQLRIGVIPAATASVAGMVDRFGRRHGMVDVRIHSGLTSSEIVEQVRTFEFEVGLVFTDAVDVDDVLLTPLYEEHHMLVVPPGLIDHKASTIDWDAVGELPLCLLHKGMRGRDVLDEAAAMDGFHLRPRVETDSVSTLLALVQTGHWASIVPRSQVVGDHGTPALRTIDLPAPPLGKVAVIRSAREPAPLLATALIDSLKSS, encoded by the coding sequence ATGCTGTTCCGCCAACTGGAGTATTTCGCTGCACTGGCCCGTGAGCAGCATTTCGCCCGCGCCGCCGCCGCGTGCCACGTGTCGCAGCCCGCACTGTCGGAGTCGCTGCGCAAACTGGAACGCGAGCTCGGTGTGCCACTGGTGAGACGGGGCTCGAACTTCGAGGGACTGACCGCTGAAGGCGAGCGACTGCTGCGCTGGACGCGGCGCATCCTGGCCGACCGCGAAGCGATGCGCAGCGAGGTCACCGATATACGGGCGGGCCTGCGCGGGCAGCTGCGGATCGGGGTGATCCCGGCGGCCACCGCGAGCGTGGCAGGGATGGTCGACCGGTTCGGCCGCCGACACGGCATGGTCGACGTGCGCATCCATTCGGGACTCACCTCGTCCGAGATCGTCGAGCAGGTGCGCACCTTCGAGTTCGAGGTGGGACTGGTGTTCACCGACGCTGTCGATGTGGACGACGTGCTGCTCACCCCGCTGTACGAAGAGCACCATATGCTGGTGGTGCCGCCCGGGCTGATCGACCACAAGGCGTCGACCATCGACTGGGACGCGGTCGGCGAATTGCCACTGTGCCTGCTGCACAAGGGGATGCGCGGGCGTGACGTGCTCGATGAGGCGGCCGCGATGGACGGCTTCCACCTGCGACCGCGCGTCGAGACCGACTCGGTGAGCACGCTGCTCGCCCTCGTCCAGACCGGGCACTGGGCGTCCATCGTGCCACGCTCCCAGGTGGTCGGCGACCATGGGACGCCTGCGCTGCGGACCATCGACCTTCCCGCTCCCCCACTCGGCAAGGTCGCGGTGATCCGGAGCGCCCGAGAACCGGCGCCGCTGCTGGCCACTGCGTTGATCGACAGCTTGAAGTCTTCGTGA
- a CDS encoding NAD-dependent formate dehydrogenase, with protein MAKILCVLYPDPVTGYPPVYARDSLPSLGAYPDGQTLPTPKDISFNPGDLLGCVSGELGLRQYLEAEGHEFVVTSDKDGPDSVFEKELPDADIVISQPFWPAYLDADRIAKAPKLKLALTAGIGSDHVDLDAAMKAGITVAEITYCNSISVAEHAVMQILALVRNYLPSHQWVLDGGWNIADCVERAYDLEGFDVGVIAAGRIGQAVLRRLAPFDVNLHYFDTRRLPEETEKELNLTYHPNVQSLVSSVDIVDIHAPLHPQTYHMFDANLINSMRRGSYIVNTARAEIMVRDDVVEALRTGQLAGYAGDVWFPQPPAPDHPWRTMPHEAMTPHISGTTLSAQARYAAGTREVLENFFDGTPIRDEYLIVEGGSLAGTGAKSYTADGKASPGAQTETQV; from the coding sequence ATGGCGAAGATTCTCTGCGTGCTCTACCCCGATCCGGTGACCGGCTACCCGCCGGTTTACGCCCGCGACTCCCTGCCTTCTCTCGGCGCCTACCCGGACGGTCAGACGCTGCCGACGCCGAAAGACATCAGCTTCAACCCGGGCGACCTGCTCGGCTGCGTCTCCGGCGAGCTCGGTCTGCGTCAGTACCTCGAGGCCGAAGGGCACGAGTTCGTCGTGACCTCCGACAAGGACGGCCCCGACTCGGTCTTCGAGAAGGAACTGCCCGACGCCGACATCGTCATCTCGCAGCCGTTCTGGCCCGCCTACCTCGATGCTGACCGCATCGCCAAGGCACCCAAGCTCAAGCTCGCCCTCACCGCCGGAATCGGCTCGGACCATGTCGATCTCGACGCCGCGATGAAGGCCGGAATCACCGTCGCAGAGATCACCTACTGCAACAGCATCAGCGTCGCCGAGCACGCCGTCATGCAGATCCTCGCCCTGGTCCGCAATTACCTGCCGTCGCACCAGTGGGTGCTCGACGGTGGCTGGAACATCGCCGACTGCGTCGAGCGTGCCTACGATCTCGAGGGCTTCGACGTGGGTGTGATCGCGGCGGGTCGTATCGGCCAGGCGGTGTTGCGCCGGCTCGCTCCGTTCGACGTGAACCTCCACTACTTCGACACCCGGCGGCTGCCCGAGGAGACGGAGAAGGAACTGAATCTGACCTACCACCCGAACGTGCAATCGTTGGTCAGCTCGGTCGACATCGTCGATATTCACGCGCCGCTGCATCCGCAGACCTATCACATGTTCGACGCCAACCTGATCAACTCGATGCGTCGCGGCTCGTACATCGTCAACACGGCTCGCGCCGAGATCATGGTGCGCGACGACGTCGTCGAGGCCCTGCGTACCGGCCAACTCGCCGGGTATGCCGGCGACGTGTGGTTCCCGCAGCCGCCGGCCCCCGACCACCCCTGGCGGACCATGCCGCACGAGGCGATGACTCCGCACATCTCCGGCACCACCCTGTCCGCTCAGGCCCGCTACGCGGCCGGTACCCGCGAGGTCCTGGAGAACTTCTTCGACGGCACGCCGATCCGTGACGAGTACCTGATCGTCGAGGGCGGTTCCCTCGCCGGTACCGGCGCCAAGAGTTACACGGCCGACGGCAAGGCCAGCCCCGGCGCCCAGACCGAGACGCAGGTCTAA
- a CDS encoding HNH endonuclease signature motif containing protein, translating into MSATDLFDRTAPADLDDEQLAERVIGYATQIAALTARMLDYLAEFDERKAWAGEGIASCAHWLVWQAGFSLRTAQEHVRAARALHDLPKIHDAFAAGQLSYAKVRAMTRVATPDREEELLNVARAATAAQVETLCRAIRDNDARINDSSGDNDAEPPLPESWGRWKWNYDGTLTVNMRLNAVDGAHFLAAIVRAEYDRTRTPDDPDLPAEPPSSAELVEAPSVEFIETQPGPIDTRRDLWRNVPGNIAPEVTAIADTIIAGIDMPEVAAGAEILVHRVNAEASLDDGPALRSAEREEMECAATVREIGHEPGNSVTVGGRRMGPVLWWGRKRRVPNAALVRTILMRDRTCQAPGCTRTRHLHIHHVTMWSAGGTTDPDNLILLCSSHHRALHHGAFSIEALGHQRFAFRGTHGEILDLAPLHTPAGDWHPDLHVEPDGVTTIGGGRINYGYATEVLYAAWAWRERQKHDEDPTYAKAA; encoded by the coding sequence ATGTCCGCGACCGACCTCTTCGACCGCACCGCACCAGCCGATCTCGACGACGAGCAACTCGCCGAACGCGTCATCGGCTATGCGACTCAGATCGCCGCCCTCACTGCTCGTATGCTCGACTACCTCGCCGAATTCGACGAGCGCAAGGCCTGGGCCGGCGAGGGTATCGCCTCGTGCGCGCACTGGCTGGTCTGGCAGGCCGGCTTCAGTCTGCGCACCGCGCAGGAACATGTCCGCGCCGCACGCGCACTGCACGACCTCCCGAAGATCCACGACGCTTTCGCCGCCGGACAGCTCTCCTACGCCAAGGTGCGCGCCATGACCCGCGTCGCGACTCCGGACCGGGAAGAAGAACTACTCAACGTCGCACGCGCAGCGACCGCGGCGCAGGTGGAGACTCTCTGCCGCGCAATCAGGGACAACGACGCCCGAATCAACGACAGCAGCGGCGACAACGACGCCGAGCCTCCACTGCCCGAATCGTGGGGACGCTGGAAGTGGAACTACGACGGCACGCTCACGGTGAATATGCGGCTCAATGCCGTGGACGGTGCCCACTTCCTCGCCGCGATCGTCCGTGCGGAATACGACCGCACCCGAACTCCCGATGACCCCGACCTTCCGGCTGAACCCCCATCGTCGGCTGAGCTTGTCGAAGCCCCGTCGGTCGAGTTCATCGAGACCCAGCCCGGGCCCATCGACACGCGTCGCGATCTGTGGCGCAATGTTCCCGGCAACATCGCCCCCGAGGTGACCGCGATCGCCGACACCATCATCGCCGGGATCGATATGCCCGAGGTCGCCGCCGGTGCGGAAATCCTCGTCCACCGAGTCAATGCCGAAGCATCGCTCGACGACGGCCCGGCCCTGCGTTCCGCGGAACGCGAGGAGATGGAATGCGCTGCCACCGTTCGCGAGATTGGCCATGAACCCGGCAACTCGGTGACCGTCGGCGGCCGCCGGATGGGACCAGTGCTGTGGTGGGGCCGCAAGCGTCGCGTTCCGAACGCCGCACTCGTCCGCACGATCCTGATGCGCGACCGGACCTGCCAGGCCCCCGGCTGCACCCGCACCCGTCACCTGCACATTCACCACGTCACCATGTGGTCTGCCGGCGGCACCACCGATCCTGACAATCTGATCCTGCTCTGCAGTTCGCACCACCGAGCCCTGCACCACGGCGCCTTCTCGATCGAAGCGCTTGGCCACCAGCGATTCGCGTTCCGCGGAACGCACGGCGAGATCCTCGACCTGGCACCCCTGCACACCCCGGCCGGCGACTGGCACCCCGACCTTCATGTCGAACCCGACGGCGTGACGACGATCGGCGGAGGCCGTATCAACTACGGCTACGCCACCGAGGTGCTCTATGCCGCCTGGGCCTGGCGCGAACGACAGAAGCACGACGAAGATCCGACATACGCCAAAGCTGCCTGA
- a CDS encoding isochorismatase family cysteine hydrolase produces the protein MPDDYLSPDWPNSALVMIDVQNDFVDGATPIPGTAESLPAMAGLVGRFRAARRPIFHVARSYTPGEHDVDLIRRASIEAGAEVVAPGTEGARIPGALLPRDSPELDWPALRAGRLQRLGLEEYALYKPRWSAFHRTPLDGELRRRGVTTIVVAGCNLPNCPRATLFDASERDFRTVLVADATSQVTPGRLADLALIGVQMFDVADARAALPTR, from the coding sequence CCGACTGGCCGAATTCCGCTCTGGTGATGATCGACGTCCAGAACGACTTCGTTGACGGCGCAACACCTATCCCGGGCACCGCGGAATCGCTTCCGGCGATGGCCGGCCTCGTGGGACGGTTTCGGGCCGCGCGAAGGCCGATCTTCCATGTCGCGCGGTCGTACACGCCCGGCGAGCACGACGTCGACCTGATCCGCCGCGCATCCATCGAGGCGGGCGCCGAGGTCGTCGCACCTGGTACCGAGGGTGCACGGATCCCCGGCGCACTGTTGCCCCGAGATTCCCCAGAGCTCGACTGGCCGGCGCTTCGCGCCGGACGGCTGCAGCGGCTCGGCCTCGAGGAGTACGCGCTCTACAAGCCGCGGTGGTCGGCGTTCCACCGCACACCGCTCGACGGCGAACTTCGCCGACGCGGTGTCACCACCATCGTCGTCGCGGGCTGCAATCTCCCGAATTGCCCGCGCGCCACCCTGTTCGACGCGTCCGAGCGCGACTTCCGCACTGTGCTGGTCGCCGATGCGACCTCGCAGGTGACGCCCGGGCGTCTCGCCGACCTCGCCCTGATCGGCGTGCAGATGTTCGACGTCGCCGATGCCCGGGCGGCGCTTCCGACGCGGTGA
- a CDS encoding DUF262 domain-containing protein: METFKRTPQQLFSLPQHFVIPLFQRKYVWDEEEQWAPLWKDIRRIADLKLAESASSPQHFLGAVVLQAYEARSANVQSWNVIDGQQRLTTLQLLMDATSAVLAERGASKAALQLDALTHNPSAFVSGDEPALKLRHLNVDRAAFDEVMEAPAPVDYANLDHQRSLLARAHQYFTDAVGEWLGAGDDSVPRGDVLAEVLQSNLQLVTIELLSTEDSQEIFETLNARGTPLTAADMVRNFVFQRLEAEGADTAHAYARDWPFDTPFWSKEVSVGRTKVSRNSLFLNQWLVSRIGEEISPHATFTRFKSYVNQSGTAMGMLLPILKEQADLYERWTAAAADPGRELNATEMAVYRMQAGGIELLKPLLIWLHEPGRTVAEDDIAAVIRVAESWVYRRQLLRLSNSDLGRVVADLIASVRAAPTAELPERIAGHLSRLNVASTYWPGDDEIRTQLFTAPAYTRFPRPRLRGFLEAIEDSYRAETGQPQVARTGLPIEHVLPQRWQDTWPVDDEAAAAERQAHVNRLGNLTLLTTSLNSKVSNAAWGTKCRALRDHNTITMTGRLLTLADGADWSERLIDARTGVMIDALLSIWPVPAGHQGTVVDRHAKTADGVTIGDLVVAGLLAVGARLKGRRPGIEAVVGEGGTIMLDGKRFTSPSGASRHVSDGRQVNGWLYWSLDDGRSLSDVRTELRTGA; this comes from the coding sequence ATGGAGACGTTCAAGCGCACGCCGCAGCAGTTGTTCAGCCTGCCGCAGCACTTTGTGATCCCGCTTTTCCAACGGAAGTACGTGTGGGACGAAGAGGAACAGTGGGCGCCCCTGTGGAAAGACATCCGGCGGATCGCTGACTTGAAGCTGGCCGAGTCAGCGTCATCGCCACAGCACTTCCTCGGCGCCGTGGTGCTCCAGGCTTATGAGGCGCGCAGCGCGAACGTACAGTCCTGGAACGTAATCGACGGTCAGCAGCGGCTCACCACGCTTCAATTGCTGATGGACGCCACCAGCGCGGTCCTGGCCGAGCGAGGCGCCTCCAAGGCGGCCTTGCAGCTCGATGCGCTCACCCATAACCCATCCGCTTTCGTGTCCGGCGATGAACCGGCGCTGAAACTGCGTCATCTGAATGTCGATCGCGCAGCGTTCGATGAGGTGATGGAAGCGCCGGCGCCCGTCGATTACGCGAATCTGGACCATCAGCGATCGCTCCTTGCCCGCGCACACCAGTACTTCACGGACGCCGTCGGAGAGTGGCTCGGCGCAGGCGACGACTCGGTCCCTCGGGGCGACGTCCTCGCTGAGGTGTTGCAGTCGAACCTGCAGTTGGTCACGATCGAGTTGCTGTCCACAGAGGATTCGCAGGAGATCTTCGAAACCCTGAACGCGCGTGGCACTCCGCTCACCGCTGCCGATATGGTGCGTAACTTCGTCTTCCAGCGCCTTGAAGCGGAAGGGGCCGACACCGCGCACGCTTACGCGCGCGACTGGCCGTTCGATACGCCGTTCTGGTCAAAGGAGGTCAGCGTCGGACGCACCAAGGTTAGCCGCAACTCGCTGTTCCTGAACCAGTGGCTGGTCTCGCGGATCGGTGAGGAGATCAGTCCGCACGCCACGTTCACCCGGTTCAAGTCGTACGTGAACCAGTCCGGAACGGCTATGGGGATGCTGCTGCCGATTCTGAAGGAGCAAGCGGATCTCTACGAGCGATGGACGGCGGCCGCCGCCGATCCGGGCCGCGAATTGAACGCGACCGAAATGGCCGTGTATCGGATGCAGGCGGGCGGAATCGAACTCCTCAAACCGCTGTTGATCTGGCTGCACGAGCCGGGTCGCACGGTTGCGGAGGACGATATCGCTGCTGTGATCCGCGTTGCAGAGAGCTGGGTGTACCGCAGGCAACTGCTCCGTTTGTCGAATTCTGACCTCGGGCGAGTAGTCGCCGACCTGATCGCGAGCGTCCGAGCGGCGCCGACAGCGGAGCTTCCCGAGCGGATCGCCGGCCATCTGAGTCGATTGAACGTAGCCAGCACCTACTGGCCCGGCGACGACGAGATTCGTACTCAGTTGTTCACCGCGCCAGCGTATACGCGATTTCCGCGGCCCCGACTCCGCGGCTTCCTCGAAGCGATCGAGGACAGCTATCGTGCCGAGACGGGTCAGCCGCAGGTCGCACGAACAGGCTTGCCGATCGAGCACGTCTTGCCGCAGCGGTGGCAAGACACCTGGCCGGTGGACGACGAAGCGGCTGCCGCCGAGCGGCAAGCGCACGTCAACCGGCTCGGCAACCTGACGCTGCTCACGACCTCGTTGAACTCCAAGGTGTCGAATGCGGCGTGGGGTACAAAGTGCCGTGCGCTACGCGATCACAACACGATCACGATGACCGGGAGGCTGCTTACCCTGGCCGACGGTGCCGACTGGTCGGAGCGCCTGATCGACGCACGTACAGGCGTCATGATCGACGCTCTGCTTTCGATCTGGCCGGTGCCAGCCGGACACCAAGGCACGGTGGTGGATCGGCACGCGAAGACTGCGGATGGCGTGACGATCGGAGACCTCGTCGTCGCGGGCCTGCTTGCCGTCGGTGCGCGGCTCAAAGGGCGTCGGCCCGGTATTGAGGCCGTCGTTGGAGAAGGAGGCACCATCATGCTCGACGGCAAACGCTTCACCTCTCCGTCGGGTGCATCGCGGCACGTGAGTGACGGGCGACAGGTGAACGGATGGCTGTACTGGTCGCTCGATGACGGCCGGTCCCTCTCGGACGTACGCACTGAACTACGCACGGGTGCGTGA
- a CDS encoding nitroreductase/quinone reductase family protein: MAFNEDIIAEFREHHGVVSTMGFGSHLVVLHTVGARTGRELENPLMGLPSGDGGILIVGSAGGSPKNPAWVHNLRANPDVTIERRGDDGIVTEQVHARELDDDEWAPAWKRFTDRSKGFGEYTKTAEGRRFPIFELQTIE; this comes from the coding sequence ATGGCTTTCAACGAAGACATCATCGCGGAGTTCCGCGAACACCACGGCGTCGTGTCGACGATGGGATTCGGGTCGCACCTGGTGGTTCTGCACACGGTCGGAGCCCGGACCGGACGCGAACTGGAGAACCCGCTCATGGGTTTGCCGTCCGGGGACGGCGGCATCCTGATCGTCGGATCCGCGGGCGGGTCGCCGAAGAACCCCGCTTGGGTCCACAACCTCCGCGCCAACCCCGACGTCACCATCGAACGACGCGGCGACGATGGCATCGTGACCGAACAGGTCCACGCGCGTGAACTCGACGACGACGAGTGGGCGCCGGCCTGGAAGCGGTTCACCGACAGATCGAAGGGCTTCGGTGAGTACACGAAGACCGCGGAGGGCCGTCGTTTCCCGATTTTCGAGTTGCAGACGATCGAATAG
- a CDS encoding IS1634 family transposase — MSTIVGVGLFVRKVRTASGATAVQIVSKERGVRRIVEHIGSAHTDDELAALLEVADTKIHAGQLAFDLNSLSPAKVSSIPEVAGSQSRVLWEVLDNAYRDLGFDQVGTETFKQLVLARIVEPTSKADTIRVLADLGVRSPSSLRTIWRTLNRSIAEDWRSQLAAAAFAHVTADGALSIVMYDVTTLYFEAENEDRLRKVGMSKERRVDPQILIGLLVDPTGFPLEVHAFAGNRGETTTLLPVLNGFRERHGRADVVVVADAGMLSAANLNALEEAGFDFIVGSRTGSAPRDLADHYDRVGNFFADGATVETTREMGTGQAKRTRRVVWHYSRARERRDNITLNKQIERAQDIAEGRRPPKKDRFVSLGTRPGVNWDAVEKAREYLGLKGYVTSISTEKLAGDKVMAAYHDLFKVEASFRMAKTDLKARPMFHHERDSIEAHLTIVFAALAVTRHLTETSGYSIKRIITALRPVRDVMIRIRGQHVMAETPLEGDAADIVAKLRESAGH; from the coding sequence GTGTCTACGATCGTCGGTGTGGGCCTGTTCGTCCGGAAGGTACGTACCGCGTCGGGTGCGACTGCGGTGCAGATCGTGTCGAAGGAACGCGGCGTGCGCCGGATCGTCGAGCACATCGGCTCGGCGCACACCGACGACGAGCTCGCTGCCCTACTCGAGGTCGCCGATACGAAGATCCACGCAGGTCAGCTCGCATTCGATCTGAACTCGCTGTCGCCGGCTAAGGTTTCTTCCATTCCGGAGGTCGCCGGTTCGCAGTCGCGTGTCCTGTGGGAAGTCCTCGACAACGCCTACCGTGATCTCGGGTTCGACCAGGTCGGTACCGAGACGTTCAAGCAGTTGGTGTTGGCGCGGATCGTCGAGCCGACCAGCAAAGCCGACACGATCCGCGTCCTGGCCGATCTCGGCGTTCGGTCGCCGTCGTCGCTGCGGACGATCTGGCGCACGCTCAATCGCAGCATCGCCGAGGACTGGCGCAGCCAGCTCGCCGCGGCAGCGTTCGCGCACGTCACCGCCGACGGCGCGCTGTCGATCGTGATGTACGACGTGACCACCTTGTACTTCGAGGCCGAGAACGAAGACCGGCTCCGCAAGGTCGGGATGAGCAAGGAACGGCGAGTCGATCCGCAGATCCTCATCGGGTTGTTGGTCGACCCGACCGGGTTCCCGCTGGAAGTACACGCCTTCGCCGGCAACCGCGGTGAGACGACGACCCTGCTTCCTGTGTTGAACGGGTTCCGCGAACGGCACGGACGAGCCGACGTGGTCGTTGTCGCTGACGCCGGTATGCTCTCGGCAGCGAACCTCAACGCGCTCGAGGAAGCCGGGTTCGACTTCATCGTCGGATCCCGAACCGGTTCAGCCCCAAGGGATCTGGCCGACCACTACGACCGGGTCGGGAACTTCTTCGCCGATGGCGCCACCGTCGAGACCACCCGGGAGATGGGAACCGGCCAGGCGAAGCGGACTCGGCGCGTCGTGTGGCACTACTCGCGGGCCCGCGAACGCCGCGACAACATCACCCTCAACAAGCAGATCGAGCGCGCGCAAGACATCGCCGAAGGACGACGGCCGCCGAAGAAGGACCGGTTCGTCTCCCTCGGCACCCGACCCGGCGTGAACTGGGATGCCGTGGAGAAGGCCCGCGAGTACCTCGGGCTGAAGGGCTACGTCACCAGCATCTCCACTGAGAAACTCGCTGGTGACAAGGTCATGGCCGCCTATCATGATCTGTTCAAGGTCGAGGCGTCGTTTCGGATGGCCAAGACCGACCTGAAAGCGCGGCCGATGTTCCATCACGAGCGTGACTCGATCGAGGCACACCTGACAATCGTGTTCGCCGCACTCGCAGTCACCCGACACCTGACCGAGACTTCCGGCTACTCGATCAAACGCATCATCACCGCGCTACGCCCAGTCCGGGATGTCATGATCCGGATCCGCGGCCAGCACGTCATGGCCGAAACACCGCTCGAGGGCGACGCCGCCGACATCGTCGCCAAGCTCCGAGAGTCAGCAGGGCACTAA